A genomic region of Terriglobales bacterium contains the following coding sequences:
- the ruvA gene encoding Holliday junction branch migration protein RuvA: MIAHLRGRLLSKNPNQAVIETRDGVGYDLTISVPTFAELPDAGSEVALHVYTHVRDDAIALFGFLREREKQLFTRLLAVSGIGPKLAITILSGMPSDAMVGAIRGGDVARLTRIPGIGRKTAERMVLELRDKLEAFGAAPAAAAASPTEEDVISALVNLGYQRGAAERALAAAARNGGAKSFEALFRDSLAQLSK; this comes from the coding sequence GTGATTGCCCACCTGCGCGGACGGCTGCTTTCCAAGAATCCCAACCAGGCTGTGATCGAGACGCGCGACGGCGTGGGCTACGACCTCACCATCAGCGTGCCGACATTTGCCGAACTGCCCGACGCAGGGAGCGAGGTGGCGCTGCACGTCTACACGCATGTGCGCGACGATGCCATTGCGCTGTTCGGGTTCCTGCGCGAGCGCGAGAAGCAGCTGTTCACCAGGCTGCTGGCGGTGAGCGGCATCGGTCCGAAACTGGCGATCACCATCCTGAGCGGGATGCCGAGCGACGCGATGGTTGGGGCCATCCGCGGCGGCGACGTGGCGCGGCTGACGCGCATTCCGGGAATCGGCCGGAAGACGGCCGAGCGCATGGTGCTGGAGCTGCGCGACAAGCTGGAGGCGTTCGGAGCGGCGCCGGCCGCGGCCGCGGCTTCACCCACGGAAGAAGACGTGATCTCGGCCCTGGTCAACCTGGGATATCAGCGCGGGGCGGCGGAGCGGGCGCTGGCGGCGGCGGCGCGCAACGGCGGCGCGAAGAGCTTCGAGGCGCTGTTCCGCGATTCGCTGGCGCAGCTTTCGAAATAA